One segment of Massilia sp. Se16.2.3 DNA contains the following:
- a CDS encoding UPF0149 family protein: MQLEQPLTEKEFDELDQFLLSERSPEDAMTMDTLHGYLTAIAIGPETIMPAEWLPRVWGEDGKQAPKWKNAKEEERILNLIMRFMNEVLITFEVAPKEFEPLYCEHEHAGQTLIDAEAWCWGFWEGMELRPGSWDPIWESEVAELMRPLYLLGADEIEEAELPLVEDPVKAHQLALEIEANLPAIHRYWLPLRKAAVETVRHETPKVGRNDDCPCGSGKKFKKCCGAESA; encoded by the coding sequence ATGCAACTCGAACAGCCCCTGACCGAAAAAGAATTCGACGAACTCGACCAATTCCTCCTCTCCGAGCGCAGCCCGGAAGACGCGATGACGATGGACACCCTGCACGGCTACCTGACGGCCATTGCGATCGGGCCGGAAACCATCATGCCGGCCGAGTGGCTGCCGCGTGTCTGGGGCGAGGACGGCAAGCAGGCGCCGAAGTGGAAGAATGCCAAGGAAGAAGAACGCATCCTCAACCTGATCATGCGCTTCATGAACGAAGTGCTGATCACCTTCGAGGTGGCGCCCAAGGAATTCGAGCCGCTCTACTGCGAGCACGAGCACGCCGGCCAGACCCTGATCGACGCCGAAGCCTGGTGCTGGGGTTTCTGGGAAGGCATGGAATTGCGCCCCGGCTCCTGGGACCCGATCTGGGAATCCGAGGTGGCCGAACTGATGCGTCCGCTCTACCTGCTGGGTGCCGACGAGATCGAGGAAGCCGAACTGCCGCTGGTCGAAGACCCTGTCAAGGCACACCAGCTGGCGCTGGAAATCGAAGCGAACCTGCCGGCGATCCACCGCTACTGGCTGCCGCTGCGCAAGGCCGCGGTCGAGACCGTGCGCCACGAGACGCCGAAGGTGGGCCGCAACGACGACTGCCCTTGCGGCAGCGGGAAGAAGTTCAAGAAATGCTGCGGGGCGGAGTCGGCGTGA
- a CDS encoding CBS domain-containing protein: MAQLVPLLRDEGYHQVAITGEDGVMVGLVSQSDLLAALLEERIEHA, encoded by the coding sequence ATGGCCCAGCTGGTGCCGCTGCTGCGCGACGAGGGTTATCACCAGGTGGCGATCACGGGGGAGGACGGGGTGATGGTGGGGCTGGTCAGCCAGTCCGACCTGCTGGCGGCCTTGCTCGAAGAGCGGATCGAGCACGCCTAG
- a CDS encoding HPP family protein, protein MGGNTVSALVGVACAHLLPDPALAAPLAGALAIGTMFALRCLHPPGGAVALTAVLGGQAVHDAGFAFAFMPVALNSALIVGAALVYNNATGRRYPHLPHAADRNVHATGDALPAERLGITEEDRKRRCCAMAKCWT, encoded by the coding sequence GTGGGCGGCAATACCGTGTCGGCCCTGGTCGGCGTCGCCTGCGCGCACCTGCTGCCCGATCCGGCGCTGGCCGCGCCCCTGGCCGGCGCCCTGGCGATCGGCACCATGTTCGCGCTGCGCTGCCTGCACCCGCCGGGCGGGGCGGTGGCACTCACCGCGGTGCTGGGCGGCCAGGCCGTGCATGACGCCGGCTTTGCCTTCGCCTTCATGCCGGTGGCGCTGAACTCGGCCCTGATCGTCGGCGCCGCCCTCGTCTACAACAACGCCACCGGCCGGCGCTACCCGCACCTGCCGCACGCGGCCGACCGCAACGTGCATGCCACCGGCGACGCGCTGCCCGCCGAGCGGCTCGGCATCACGGAGGAAGACCGGAAGCGGCGCTGCTGCGCTATGGCGAAGTGCTGGACGTGA
- a CDS encoding MBL fold metallo-hydrolase produces the protein MTRALPSTLRLLAAACAAACIAAPAFAAAPMAKTPAPGYFRTMLGEFEITPLSDGTVDLPVEKLLNQKADKTTGALAKAHLKTPLETSDNAFLVNTGKKLVLIDTGAGALFGPTLGKLLANMKAAGYTPEQVDEVYITHFHSDHLGGLLAQSKIAFPNAIVRASKQEADFWLSQANMDKAPAEARDFFKNAMATLDPYIKSGKFKPFDSDGELVPGIRVQGAQGHTPGHATYVVESGGKKLVLVGDLIHVAAVQFDNPAVTIGFDSDQKAAAAARKKVFDAAAKEGALIGGAHLQFPGLGYLRSEGKGYRWVPVNYTQMR, from the coding sequence ATGACCCGAGCTCTGCCATCCACCCTGCGCCTGCTGGCCGCCGCCTGCGCCGCCGCCTGCATCGCCGCTCCCGCTTTCGCCGCCGCGCCGATGGCCAAGACCCCTGCCCCGGGCTATTTCCGCACCATGCTGGGCGAGTTCGAGATCACCCCGCTGTCGGACGGAACGGTCGACCTGCCGGTGGAGAAACTGTTGAACCAGAAGGCCGACAAGACGACCGGCGCGCTGGCGAAAGCCCACCTGAAGACGCCGCTCGAAACCTCGGACAATGCCTTCCTCGTCAACACCGGCAAGAAGCTGGTCCTGATCGACACCGGCGCCGGGGCGCTGTTCGGCCCGACCCTGGGCAAGCTGCTGGCGAACATGAAGGCCGCCGGCTATACGCCCGAGCAGGTCGACGAGGTCTATATCACCCACTTCCACAGCGACCACCTCGGCGGCCTGCTGGCGCAGTCGAAGATCGCCTTCCCGAATGCAATCGTGCGCGCGTCGAAGCAGGAGGCCGATTTCTGGCTGAGCCAGGCGAACATGGACAAGGCGCCGGCGGAAGCCAGGGACTTCTTCAAGAACGCGATGGCCACGCTCGACCCCTACATCAAGAGCGGCAAGTTCAAGCCCTTCGACAGCGATGGCGAGCTCGTCCCCGGCATCCGCGTCCAGGGCGCCCAGGGCCACACGCCCGGCCACGCGACCTATGTGGTCGAAAGCGGCGGCAAGAAGCTGGTTCTCGTCGGCGACCTGATCCACGTGGCGGCGGTGCAGTTCGATAATCCGGCGGTGACGATCGGCTTCGACAGCGACCAGAAAGCGGCAGCCGCCGCGCGCAAGAAGGTGTTCGACGCCGCCGCCAAGGAGGGCGCGCTGATCGGCGGCGCCCACCTGCAGTTCCCGGGACTGGGCTACCTGCGCAGCGAGGGCAAGGGCTACCGCTGGGTCCCGGTCAACTACACGCAGATGCGCTGA
- a CDS encoding serine/threonine protein kinase: MHNESTPTSPDAGHPFSSLDPGRVLDALDSVGLRGDGRLLALNSYENRVYQVGREEGPPVVVKFYRPARWSDAAILEEHAFVADLAEQEVPVVPADIIDGRTLHSFEGFRFAVFPRRGGRAPELDDPKVLEWIGRFIGRIHALGATSAYAERPTLNLQTFGREPFDFLLRHDFIPHELRATWASVVEQALAGVARCYERAGTVPLLRLHGDCHVGNVLWTDAGPHFVDFDDSRMGPAVQDLWMLLSGERHEQVRQLSDVLAGYEDFCDFDPRQLYLVEALRTLRLVHYAGWLAMRWDDPAFPAAFPWFNTQRYWQDRILELREQVALMDEPPLWPV, translated from the coding sequence ATGCACAACGAGTCCACCCCCACTTCGCCCGACGCCGGCCACCCGTTTTCCAGCCTCGACCCGGGCCGCGTGCTCGACGCGCTCGACAGTGTCGGCCTGCGCGGCGACGGCCGCCTGCTGGCCCTGAACAGCTACGAAAACCGGGTCTACCAGGTCGGGCGCGAGGAGGGGCCGCCGGTGGTCGTCAAGTTCTACCGTCCGGCGCGCTGGAGCGATGCCGCCATCCTCGAGGAACACGCGTTTGTCGCCGATCTGGCCGAGCAGGAAGTGCCGGTGGTGCCGGCCGACATCATCGACGGCCGTACGCTGCACAGCTTCGAAGGCTTTCGTTTCGCCGTCTTTCCGCGCCGCGGCGGGCGCGCCCCGGAACTGGACGACCCCAAGGTGCTGGAGTGGATCGGCCGCTTCATCGGGCGCATCCATGCGCTTGGCGCGACATCGGCCTATGCCGAGCGGCCCACATTGAACCTGCAAACCTTCGGACGCGAGCCCTTCGACTTCCTGCTGCGACACGACTTCATCCCGCACGAACTGCGCGCGACCTGGGCCAGCGTCGTCGAGCAGGCCTTGGCCGGCGTGGCGCGCTGCTACGAACGCGCCGGCACCGTGCCGCTCCTGCGCCTGCATGGCGACTGCCACGTCGGCAATGTGCTGTGGACGGATGCCGGGCCGCATTTCGTCGACTTCGACGACAGCCGCATGGGCCCGGCGGTGCAGGACCTGTGGATGCTGCTGTCCGGCGAACGCCATGAGCAGGTGCGGCAACTGTCCGACGTGCTGGCCGGCTACGAGGACTTCTGCGATTTCGATCCGCGCCAGCTCTACCTGGTCGAAGCCCTGCGCACGCTGCGCCTGGTCCATTACGCGGGCTGGCTGGCGATGCGCTGGGACGATCCCGCCTTTCCCGCCGCTTTTCCCTGGTTCAATACCCAGCGCTACTGGCAAGACCGCATCCTCGAGCTGCGCGAGCAGGTTGCACTAATGGATGAGCCGCCGCTCTGGCCCGTGTAG